The region TTAAATATTCCAAAATGTATAACATCCGCGTTTGCAAGGTATAGTAAAACCATTGCACGCGGATGTTTTTGCTATTTTGGCAGCCTCAAAATAATATATAAATATCAGAATATAAAAACTTTTTCGCGAAACCTTGGCTTTTATATTTATTCTCGTATAATAGATATAAAGTAACATCTTTGTTAGTGTTACAAATGTATTTTTAAAATAGACAAGGGATAAAGTAGGCATTATAATAATAAGATCGACAAAAAAATGGAGAGTGAAAATATGAAAGCAGTAATTACAATTGTAGGACAAGATCGGGTTGGTATTGTAGCTATGGTCAGCGAAATTTTAGCAACGAACAGTGTAAATATTTTGAATATCAACCAAAATATTTTAGAAGGCTTTTTTAACATGGTAATGATTGTTGATATGGGCAGTAGTAAGATTAGTTTAAAGGATTTACAACAAGTTCTTAAAGGAAAAGGGCAAGAACTTGGACTGGATATTAAATTGCAGCACGAAGATATTTTCCAGATTATGCACCGAATATAATAGTAAGGGGGAACGTTGATGTTAACAATTCAAGAAATATTAGAAACAAACCGGATGATAGAACAAAACAATTTTGATGTTCGCACAATTACATTAG is a window of Pelosinus sp. IPA-1 DNA encoding:
- a CDS encoding ACT domain-containing protein, which gives rise to MKAVITIVGQDRVGIVAMVSEILATNSVNILNINQNILEGFFNMVMIVDMGSSKISLKDLQQVLKGKGQELGLDIKLQHEDIFQIMHRI